From the Euphorbia lathyris chromosome 6, ddEupLath1.1, whole genome shotgun sequence genome, one window contains:
- the LOC136232853 gene encoding uncharacterized protein has protein sequence MISSLYQSPFHLTFSKFQTETSKHPIFTPIKLRHRTKLTLIRCRAKEPEERRKSFLSLEEAGLVEMSGLSTHERFLCRLTVSSLNLLRVIAEEEGCGIEELNAGRVCDWFVKDKVKREQNLESAVLQWDDSEFQF, from the exons atgatatctTCTCTCTATCAATCACCATTTCACCTCACCTTCTCAAAGTTCCAAACAGAGACATCAAAACACCCCATTTTCACTCCCATAAAATTGAGGCATAGAACAAAACTTACACTGATACGGTGCCGTGCCAAAGAACCAGAAGAAAGGAGAAAAAGTTTTTTAAGTCTTGAAGAAGCTGGTTTAGTTGAAATGTCTGGTTTAAGTACACATGAACGCTTTCTCTGTCGTCTAACG GTATCGTCGTTGAATCTGTTGAGAGTTATAGCGGAAGAAGAAGGGTGTGGGATTGAAGAGCTGAATGCTGGAAGAGTTTGTGATTGGTTTGTTAAAGATAAGGTTAAAAGAGAACAGAATTTGGAATCTGCTGTTCTTCAATGGGATGATTCTGAATtccaattttga